Proteins encoded by one window of Microbaculum marinisediminis:
- a CDS encoding pilus assembly protein TadG-related protein yields MSLACKKFPGDQSGSVAILVAVLMPVVIGGIGLGAEAGYWYFNQRKIQNSADVAAYAGAVELRNGMTKPIIDSAAMAAAAETGYDATIGTLATKNPPTAGGFAGDGNAVEVVIQENVPRLLSSLFLSGDVPLSGRAVARVTPTEPTCLLALSKTASAAVDFNGTADAVLSGCNVHANSLANDAVRVSGTARVETPCVTAVGNVAASSGLNMTECTSAVENADTVEDPYKDTPKPPVDSSCAPQNDFGGSPGTNHTIGPATYCGGLYMRRNVKLDPGVYVVNGGELKINSTANVQGSGVMFYLTGGATVGFAGGAHIELTAATSGPYEGILLFVDPDDPNSDHLINGDSSSFFDGAFYAPNAHLQWAGNSMSSGGCSQIVASTITVIGTAGLGTNCVGKPIRQIQKEQLVILVE; encoded by the coding sequence ATGAGTCTGGCGTGCAAGAAGTTCCCGGGCGACCAGTCCGGTTCCGTGGCGATCCTGGTGGCCGTGCTGATGCCTGTCGTGATCGGCGGGATTGGATTGGGCGCCGAAGCCGGCTACTGGTACTTCAACCAGCGCAAGATCCAGAACTCCGCCGACGTCGCCGCCTATGCCGGCGCGGTGGAGCTGCGCAACGGTATGACGAAGCCGATCATCGACTCCGCCGCCATGGCAGCCGCCGCGGAGACGGGCTATGACGCGACCATCGGCACGCTCGCGACCAAGAACCCGCCGACCGCGGGCGGCTTTGCCGGCGACGGCAATGCCGTCGAGGTCGTCATCCAGGAAAACGTGCCGCGCCTCCTGTCCTCGCTCTTCCTGAGCGGCGACGTGCCCCTGTCCGGCCGGGCGGTGGCCCGCGTGACGCCGACCGAGCCGACCTGCCTGCTTGCGCTCAGCAAGACGGCGTCCGCCGCGGTCGACTTCAACGGAACCGCGGATGCGGTCCTCAGCGGCTGCAACGTGCACGCCAATTCGCTGGCGAATGATGCCGTGCGAGTCAGCGGCACCGCGAGGGTCGAGACCCCGTGCGTCACCGCAGTCGGGAATGTGGCAGCGTCCTCGGGTCTCAACATGACCGAGTGCACCTCGGCCGTCGAGAACGCCGACACCGTGGAAGATCCCTATAAGGACACCCCCAAGCCGCCGGTCGACAGCAGCTGCGCGCCACAGAACGATTTCGGCGGTTCCCCCGGGACAAACCACACGATCGGGCCAGCGACCTATTGCGGCGGGCTGTACATGCGCCGCAACGTCAAGCTCGATCCGGGCGTCTACGTGGTCAATGGCGGTGAGCTGAAGATCAACTCCACGGCCAATGTCCAGGGATCCGGCGTGATGTTCTACCTGACCGGTGGCGCGACCGTCGGTTTCGCCGGCGGCGCGCATATCGAGCTCACCGCCGCGACGAGCGGCCCCTACGAAGGCATCCTGCTGTTCGTCGATCCCGACGATCCCAATTCGGATCACTTGATCAACGGCGACTCGTCGTCGTTCTTCGATGGCGCCTTCTATGCGCCCAATGCCCACCTTCAATGGGCCGGGAACAGCATGAGCAGCGGTGGCTGCAGCCAGATCGTCGCCTCCACCATCACCGTGATCGGCACGGCTGGACTCGGCACCAACTGTGTCGGCAAGCCGATCCGGCAAATTCAAAAAGAACAGCTCGTCATCCTGGTCGAGTAG
- a CDS encoding TadE/TadG family type IV pilus assembly protein — MSIFRKLVSFLKGESGVAAVEMGLFAPPLIIGVVLMADIGRAVEARMELDRNVRAGVQAAMSNVSDLNAIKGVVLASANGSQAISVDVGKTCTCGSAAASCNSWCAPEVPPSVFINISATEAYSGLMLPALKLESKTHVQLR; from the coding sequence ATGTCCATCTTCCGCAAGCTGGTTTCCTTCCTGAAAGGCGAAAGCGGTGTCGCGGCCGTCGAAATGGGGTTGTTCGCCCCTCCGCTGATCATCGGCGTCGTGCTGATGGCCGATATCGGGCGTGCCGTCGAAGCCCGCATGGAGCTCGACCGCAACGTCCGCGCCGGTGTCCAGGCGGCAATGTCGAACGTCTCCGATCTCAACGCGATCAAGGGCGTCGTGCTGGCGTCGGCCAACGGCTCCCAGGCGATCTCCGTCGACGTCGGCAAGACCTGCACCTGTGGAAGCGCGGCCGCGAGCTGCAACAGCTGGTGCGCGCCGGAGGTGCCCCCCTCCGTGTTCATCAATATCAGCGCGACCGAGGCCTATAGCGGCCTGATGCTACCGGCCCTGAAGCTGGAATCGAAGACCCATGTCCAGCTCCGCTAG
- a CDS encoding TadE/TadG family type IV pilus assembly protein: protein MSSSASTNSRARRSVARRLTSLFLRDSRGVSAIEFAFVFPLLIIVVGASIEYGRALQARNEMSHALSKVVRVLNIDPKKSSSQIASLLASDLSTYGPDDLQVAVANAEISGSPYMKISVKFPFDLLVPFGELSTVTLGVDTVAPLIAATK from the coding sequence ATGTCCAGCTCCGCTAGCACCAACTCGCGCGCACGCCGCTCCGTGGCGCGCCGTCTCACCTCGCTGTTCCTGCGTGACAGCAGGGGCGTGTCGGCGATCGAATTCGCCTTCGTGTTCCCGCTGCTCATCATAGTCGTCGGCGCCTCCATCGAGTACGGCCGCGCCCTCCAGGCGCGCAACGAAATGAGCCATGCCCTGAGCAAGGTGGTCCGCGTGCTCAATATCGATCCGAAGAAGAGCTCGTCGCAGATCGCGTCGCTGCTCGCCTCGGACCTGAGCACCTACGGGCCGGACGATCTACAGGTCGCCGTCGCCAATGCCGAGATATCCGGCAGCCCGTACATGAAGATCTCGGTCAAGTTTCCGTTCGACCTCCTGGTGCCGTTCGGCGAACTCAGCACCGTCACGCTCGGCGTCGACACGGTCGCCCCCCTTATCGCGGCAACGAAATAG